CTGAAGCGAGAAGAACACCGCATCCTGTCCGAGTCGGGCGTTCACCTGGTTCTGGAGCGTGGCGAACAGCGCGATGGTGATGCCGATGAACACGGTCGCCACGCCGAGCGTGAACACCGGGTCGAGCCACCGGTCGCCCTCGCCTCGGATGGACACCGAGAGGTCGTCGCCGGCGCTCGCCTCGGTCCCCTCCACGTCCGAGACGAGAATTGAGACGAGCGTGAAACTCCCGAACGCACCGAGGAAGGCGATCAGAAACGCCGCGTCGAACCCGGAGAGACCGATGCCACCGCCGACCGGGAGCGTGTAGGGACCGAGTTCGACGACGATACCGGCGGCCAGCGGGCCGAAGCCGAACCCGATCAGTCGGAACGTGTTGAAGACGCCGAAACTCCCCCCACGCGTCGCACCTTGCGAGTACTCGTTGACCAGCGCGACCGTCGCCGGGACCGCGAAGCCGACGCCGATGCCCTGGAGTGCCCGGAGCGCCATCACCGCCCAGTAGTCCTCGACGAAGGCGTACAGTCCGCTGGCGGTGCCGAGCAGTGCGATGCCGAGGAGGATGTAGAGTTTCCGCTTCGCGGTGCGGTCCGACAGTCGACCGGTGAACGGTTGGGCGAAGCTGTTGAGGAAGCCGAACAGCGAGAGGACGATGCCGATCAGCAGTGGTTCGGTGAGCGTGACCGACGCGGGACCGACGCCGAGGTCGGCGTCCAGCAGGCCGGAGAGGTCGATCTGGCCGCTGGCGATGTACAGCGGGAGGACGACGACCAGAAACGAGTTGCCGAGCGCGCCGACCATCCGGGCCAGCGCCAGCACGATGA
This genomic window from Salinirubrum litoreum contains:
- a CDS encoding MFS transporter; this translates as MGLLRRIFAPLVGDTDERVIVLALARMVGALGNSFLVVVLPLYIASGQIDLSGLLDADLGVGPASVTLTEPLLIGIVLSLFGFLNSFAQPFTGRLSDRTAKRKLYILLGIALLGTASGLYAFVEDYWAVMALRALQGIGVGFAVPATVALVNEYSQGATRGGSFGVFNTFRLIGFGFGPLAAGIVVELGPYTLPVGGGIGLSGFDAAFLIAFLGAFGSFTLVSILVSDVEGTEASAGDDLSVSIRGEGDRWLDPVFTLGVATVFIGITIALFATLQNQVNARLGQDAVFFSLQFGAVVIANVLFQIPVGRLSDTYGRKPFLVGGFLILIPSIFVQGIIFSPWLMLVARLFQGVAVAMVFAPSLALAGDLAKQGQSGTTLSVLTMGFGLGIAIGPLASGYLVGIGFSVPFTVGAVLAVLGLLLVVTQVEETVGMAMDDRPDGAPQD